The DNA segment GGAAGATCACCTCAAAGAGCAACGCCACCACTCCGCCGCTCATCAGCAGGCGGTGTTTGCGCAGATGCGGTTTCGCAATGTTGATGGTCCGCCGGAGCGGGCTGCGCGCCATTTTGGGTCCGATGGTTGGCGGCGTTGCCGGCTTGGGGGTCCTGACGATTGCCGGCGCCGGGGGAGGAGTAGCAATCACTGGGGGCGTCTTCTCGATGGTCATGACAGGATCCCCTCGGTGATGCGCCCCAGCACGCCGTCCCAGCTGTGATGATCGTTGGCCAGGCTGCGCGCGGCGTCGGACATCGCTGACCTGGCCAGCGGAGCACCGGCAAGGTCATCGATGGCGGCTGCCAGCGCTCCCGGATCCGAGGGAGCCACCAGCAGCCCGGTGACGCCGTCGTCAATGATTGAGGGCACCTGACCCACCCGCGAGGCCACCACGGGCAGACCGGCGGCACAGTATTCGTAGATTTTCAGCGGAGAAAAGTACTGGTCGCTTGCGTCCTCCATCTCCGGATACGGTGCCGCCGCCAGGGCACAGCCAGCCAGCGCAGCAGGGATGAGTTCGGGAGTGACGGCGCCCGTGAACTCGACATCCGCGCCATGCGCGACGGCGAGTTCACGCAGCTGCCCACCCTCCGGACCGTCTCCCACAATCCGGAGAGCCCAGTCGGTTGACGCGACAGCCTTGGCCCGGATCAGGGTCTCCACCCCGTGCCACGGCTTCAGCGTCCCGACGAACACCACCATCGGGATGCCTGCCGCCTCGGCAGTGGGCCGGATCCGGTCAACGTTGACCCCGTTTGGCACCACCAGCACCTTCGCCTCATACTCGTTCGCCACCCGCTCCTTCACCCAGGCGGCGACCGGTTCTGAGACGCACACGGTCCTGGACGCTGCCGCAACCTGGCGCTGCAGCGCCGTGAGCGCTCTCTCTTCGTCGACGAGAGACCGGTGGATACGCTGCTCATCGATCAGCGGGGCATTCACCTCCAGGAACCCTGGGATGGCCAGCGCTGACGCGACGCGGGCCAGGGCGTCGCTGAAGAGGGAATACCGCTCGTAGACCGCCGTCGCGCCGTCGGCGATGGCACGCGCCGCCAACTCGGCCGCAGCGGCTGCCTGTGCCTGTTCGCGGGCGGCACCGTCGCCCTTGGGGATGCGGTGAACCACCACCGGAACGTCGGCAAGGTCCGCTGGGATGTCGGTTCCCGGCCGGGTGCAGTACACAGTGACCTCGGCGCCGAGGGACCGCCAGCTGCGGATGATCTCCTGCACGTGCACCGAGGCACCCTTCGAGCCGAATACCGGCACCCCGGGGTCAACGCAGAGATAGGCAAGACGAATCATGAGTAGACCACCGCTTCCTCGATCTGGTGGACCGGACGCAGGCCGGCTTCGAGTTCCTGCAACCTGACGGACTGTCGGTGCGAATCAAAGAACTGGTCAATCACCCGGCGCGCGGCGAGTGCCACTGCCTGCCGATCGAAGTCCGCTGACCCCGCCCGCTGGAGTGCATCAACCAGGTCGCCGAGCACGCCGGAACGGATCAGGATTCCGGTCTGGACGCCGTCGCCGGTGGGCAGACCGGGGTCCAGTGCGCTGCCACCGTTGGAAATCACCTCGGGGATCCCCGTGACATCACTGGCGATGCAGGGCACGCCCATCGCCATTGCTTCGAGCAGAACGGTGGGCAGACCATCGGCATTGCCATCCGTGCCCACCAGGCAGGGGGCGGCGAACACATCGGCCCACCGCAACAGCTCTATCACTTCGGCCTGGGTCCGCGGTCCCAGCAGAGTGACGGTTGCCTCCAGCCCGTGGCTGGCAATCTGGTCAGACAACTGGTCGTGAAGCTCTCCGCCACCGGCAATACGGACGTCGAGGACAACGCCGCGGTGGACCAGCTCAGCGACAGCCTTGATGAGCTGGTTGAAACCCTTCTTTTCCACCAGCCGGCCGACGGCGGCAACCCGCAGCACCGGTCCGGGCGCGGTGGGACTGGTGAAAGGAAACCGTTCCAGCTCCAGACCGTTGTAAATCCGATGGACCCGTCCCAGGTGTTCGGGAAACAACCCGCCCAGATAATTGAGGTTGAAGTCGCTCACCGTCACCACATGGTGCGCGGCACCGATCAGTCCGCGGAGCACCTCCGGGTCCACCTCTTCGTGGAAAATGTCCTTGGCGTGCGCAGTAAACGAGAACGGAATGCCCGTCAGCTCCGCCGCGACCTTCGCCGTGCGGGCGGCGATTGACCCGAAGTGGGCATGCACGTGGGTGATGCCCCGCTGACACAGCAGCATCGCAAGCTCAACACCCTGGTGAACCTCCACCGCGTCCATGGCGGCCAGCTCAGGGAGCAGCCGGGCGAACCGTTCAGCAAAGTCCGGAATCACGTCCCCGGCGGTTGCCATGATGGCCCAGCCATCAGCCAGTTTGGCTGGTTTCGACACATAGGTGACGGGAGCCTGGACCCGGGCCAGCTCGGGATGGAACCGGGGGTCGATCGGAGGCCTGAGCGAAAAGATCTCCAGCTCGTCCCCGGCGGCTTCCCGCGCGAGGATCTCGGTGACAATGAAGGTTTCGGAGAACCGGGGATAGATCTTCAGGATGTACCCGGTGCGGGAACCACTAGACGGCTGCAAGGTTCTTCCAATCGCTGCGAAGGTCGGCATGGGGGGTTGGCACCGTGAAGCCGAGCAGTTCGGCGGCAAACTTACCCACGGTGTGCAGACCATTCAGGTCCACGTTGTGCCGTGGCGACGGCGTCCCGACCACGGTGTCGAACCAGTCGGTGAGCACCTCAGGTGTGAACCGGTCAGGGTGGCACATGTCCATCAGCTCGTGGCGGGCCAGGGATTCGGCGCGGATCAGTTGCTCCCGCCGGGGATGAACACGGGGGACCACCAGCGCGGGGGTGGTGGTGCTCATGATCTCGCACACCGAGTTGTAGCCGCCCATCGACACAATCGCCGAGGCTTCCCTCATCTCGGCGAGGCCGTCACGCACCATCGAAATGACCCGGGTGCCGGGCGCCGCCGACTTTTCGATCACAACGCGGTCCTCCTTGGGCATCTGGGGACCGGTGACAATCAGGTGTTCATAGCCGTGGGGGACTGTCGCCTGGGCTGCAGCCAGCAGCATCGCACGACCATCGGATCCGCCGCCGGCCATGGTCAGCACGTATGGCTTTGCTGTGGAGCCGGTGCGACGCCTCGACTGACGGCCGGTTGCCAGATACCCGGTATAGCGGACCATCGAGGCGAGCTTGCCGGGAATTTCACCGGATGCCACCGGGTCATGAATGACGGGATCCCCGTAGACCCACAGCTCATCGAAATAGCCACGCAGCTTGTCCAGGTTCCCCAGCGCGTTCCATTCCCGCCGTGCCACCTGGGGGCTGTCGAGGACTTCCCGGAGGCCGAGGACCACTTTGCACCCGGGCCGTGCCTTCTTCAGGTCCGACAGGGCCGAGATCAGTTCCCGGTCCACACCGAAGGCGTGCCGGTCCACGACCACCAGATGAGGCCGAAACTCGGAGAGGACGGCTTCCATGATCTGCGACCGAAGCCGGATGAGTTTGCTCTGGTTAATCGTCAGGTTGCGGGGGACGTAGCCGTCGCTGCCCTTGGAAATACCCGGGAGCACCACCCAGTCCCAGCCATCCGGACTGTCAAAGCGTGTTGCCTGGGACTCGCCGGTGACCAGCAGCCCGGTGACCTTGCGGTTGGCCAGCCCGGGGAGGTTGGCGGCCAGAGAGTGGGCGAGAGCCAGATTCCGCCGGGTATGACCCAGGCCCTGGGAGTCGTGTGAGTACAGCACCACCCGGAGCTCTTTCAACTGATTTCCCTCTCCAGGAAGCCCTCGAGCGTCGAGTTCCTGTGCCGCAACGTCCGCTGAAGCGACGTCGAGTGCAGGAACTTCCTGAGAGAAATGCCCTAGCGGCGAGTGCGTTTCCATGACGGTGACCAATCTTTCCCTGCGGTGATGTAACTGCTGCAGGTTCTCTATCTAGCCAGCCGCCTATGAGACGTTCGTGAGGCGCTTATGAGAGAGTTCTCATCGAAATCTCTCATCGACACCCGTCGGTGGTCGGTCAATAACCGTTATGCCGGTTCCCGACGAACGGTCGTCCACCTCCTGCCACCTGTACTTCCTGGACACGCGTGCTTCCTGGACACACGAAGACCCGGTCGTCACAGAGGACAACCGGGTCTTCGGAACGCAGCATCCGACCGTGGCGTGGCGTGGGAAGCGTGCGGCCTACTGTGGCTGGTAGGACAGGCAATCGGCGGTGTCAGCGCCGCTGCCGATCTTCACATCGGTCTTGCCGCACATGAGGTGGCTATTGAACGTGCACTCGGTCCGCTGGCAGGCACCCACGTGGGCCAGGACCATGGGTAGTCCGCCGGTCGCTGAGGTGTCGATGAAGGTGGAGCATGACGCGTGGTCACGGCTACCACCGACCGTAATCGCGAAGGCGGTGCAGCCGTCATGGTTAAAGGAGCAGGAATGGACACTGCAATCGGAAACGCTTGCAACTTCGGTTGTCATGGTTCCTCCTAGGGGATCCGTCGATCTATTCCCCTAACGGTACTGCTGAATGGAGGAAATAACACTCAACAAAAGTATTTCGATAGCGCACATTAAATTAGCGCATTTATTGCTTTCGTATTGGCGCTACGGTTTGTCATGTCCTCTGGACTTCGTGGCCCACCGCGGTCTCGCGGAGGGGCTACTGCCGTGCCGAACAAAAGGCAGCGAACTCAGGTCCGGTCACCACGACTCCCGGATGCGGGCCGGCTGCCACCAACGACGGCGACCAGGTGGCGGGCCAGGCTGAACCGGTCCCCACCAGCACAATGTTCCCTGCCATCCGCCCACTGATCATCCCTGCATCAGCCAGCACCGCGACGTCGTCGGCGGCGGCACGCAACCTCCGCGCCTGGGCACGCGCAAACGTCAACGGCGGATCATCGCCCACATTTACCAGGACCACGCCGCCTGGAGCGACTGCCGCCCTGAGCGAATCATAGAAGGCTTCATCAGTCAGATGGGCCGGCGCATCAGCACCAGCAAATACGTCCAGCACCACTGCGTCAAAGGAGCCGGGCTCACAACGCTCCAGGGCCGCGCGGGCGTCATCGATCACCATCGAACACCGGGTGCCCTCCGGCAGGGGTAGATGCTCCAGTACAAAGTCCAGCAGCTCCCGTTCAAGTTCTACAGCTGTCTGCTCGGAACCTGGTCGCCTGGCCTGGACATACCGCGCCAGGGTCAGCGCACCCGCACCCAGGTGCAGCACCCGGATGGGCTCGCCCGCCGGCTTGAAGATATCCAGCACATTAGCGATCCGGCGCAAATACTCATAAAAGACGTTCCCGGGATTCCGCAGATTCACATGGGATTGTTGTGCGCCACCAATACTGAGAATGAATGCCCCCTCGGTAAATGCATCCTCATCAATTTCGGCAAGCTCGCCAATTCCGGCCAGTTGCAGGGTAGGCACCGAGCCGTCCTCGTCGGCAGCAAGCTCAACACCCTTCATAGCCGGGCGCTCAACGTAGCCAGCCGGTCCGCGGCTTCCTGCAGGACCTCGGTTTTTTTGCAGAACGCGAATCTCAGGAGCGAACTGGCGCGGGCTGCGCCGTCGGGATGGCAGAACACCGCCACAGGGATGGCGGCCACCCCCACCAGCTCCGGCAACTGTCGTGCCAGCGCGGTGGCGTCGCTGATTCCCAGCGGCGCGGTATCCACGTTCACAAAGTAGGTCCCCTGCGGGGAGAAGACATCAAACCCTGCGGCTTTCAACCCTGCGCTGAGGATGTCCCGTTTCGTCTGCAGGGTGGCCGCGGTCGCCTGGAAGAACCCGTCATCCAGGCCCAGGCCGTGGGCGACGGCGCTCTGGAACGGCGTGCCTGAGCTGTAGGTAAGGAAGGTCTTGACGGTCCGCACCGCCGAAATGAGCTCCTGCGGCCCGGTGATCCAACCGATCTTCCACCCGGTCACCGAGAAGGTTTTGCCGGCCGAGGAGATGGTCAGGGTTCGGTCCATGGCTCCCGGCAGCGAGGCGATGGGCAGATGCGCCACACCGAAGGTGAGGTGCTCGTAGACCTCATCGGTGACGATCACGGCGTCATGCTTCACCGCGAGGTCCACAATCTTCTGCAGCACCTCCCGGGTGAACACGGTTCCCGTCGGGTTGTGGGGGTTGTTGAGCAGGATAATCCGGGTCGAGCGGGAGACTGCCCGCTCCAGCTCGTCGAGATCGGGCTGGAAATCGGGCGCCGACAGGGCCACGGTGGTGTGGGTGGCCCCGCTCAGGCCGATGATCGCGCCATAGGAGTCGTAGAATGGTTCAAAGGTAAGAACCTCGTCGCCGGGCCCGGCCAGGGCCAGCACCGCCGACGCAATCCCCTCGGTTGCGCCGGTACTGACGATCGTCTCGGTGTGGGGGTCGGGCGTCAGGCCGTAGAACCGTTCCTGATGAGCCGCGATCGCCTCCCGGAGCACTGGCAGACCCTGGCCGGGCGCATACTGGTTGGCCCCTGCGGAAATCGCTGCCCGGGCTGCCTCAAGGATTTCGGCTGGCCCGTCCTCGTCAGGGAATCCCTGCCCCAGGTTGATGGCGCCGTGCTGCATTGCCAACATGGTGATTTCCTCGAAAATCGTGACACCGAGACGCCCATCGGAGGCCAGAAGATTAGCGCCCGACGCCGTCCGCTGCCATGGCGTAGGGGTTGAGGCTGTGCCGGTCACCAGCGAAGAAGTAGTTGAACTCATGCCCTCAAGTATTGCTGTTTTTTCGGACCTGCCGATTGGACCAGGTGGACAGCGGCGCGCTTCACTGTAGATTCGAACCATGCGCCGCGCTGTCTGCCCCGGATCCTTTGACCCCATCCACAACGGTCATGTGGAGGTCATTGCCCGAGCCGCGAGCCTTTTCGATGAGGTGATTGTTGCGGTATCGAATAATCCAGCCAAGAATTACCGGTTTGATCTTGACGAACGACTCGACAGCGCCCGCGAGACGCTTCAGTACCTGCGGGGTGTTTCAGTTCTCTCGATGGGGGACGGACTGCTCGCCGACTTTTGCCGGTCCCATGGCGCCAACCTGATCGTCAAGGGGCTGCGCTCCAGCCAGGACTTTGACTATGAGCTGCCGATGGCCACCATGAACCGTCAGCTCACCGGCGTCGAGACTGTGTTCATTCCAGCGGAAAACAGCTACACCCACCTCTCATCGACGCTCCTCAAAGAGGTTGCTTCGTTGGGCGGCGACATATCTCCCTTTGTGCCCAGGGGTGTGCTGAAACGGCTCAATCGGCCATCGACCTGAGGGCACAACCGGCCTGGCCCGAAGAGGCAGATGAAGTAGGGTATGGCTATGACCGACAAGACTCGCCTTGGCCCAGAAGATCCGTTTCCCGAAGATCTTGACTCGCTGGCTGACGGTGAAGTGGAAGTGCTGAACAGTAAAGTCCACCGCCAGATCGACGAGGAATACGTTGAGGAAGGCCAGCCGGACCCGGAAACCGCGTTCCGCAAGGAAGAGCTTGATGAGGAACTCGACGGGCGCGACGACGAGGACGACTCAGAAAAGTAGGCTTCGTCCTGCAGGCGACTGCCGGACCTGAAGTACATAGACGGAGGGAGTGGCCACACGGCCACTCCCTCCATTTATAGTGCGATCCTTACTCCGTCGCTACCGGGGCTGAACTATCGCCGACCGGGCCGAAGCGAGGCTTGATCCGATGGCGTTGACTGCCACGACATCAAACCGGTAGTTACCGGCTGGAAGCGTGAACGACAAGGTGCGAAGAGTCGCTCCAGCTGTGACGGTCACCGGTGTGCCGGATATCGTCACACCGTCGGCCGCCATCCGCAGGGCCCTGACCCGGTAACCGGTGATGGGGGATCCACCGGTTGAGGCCGGAGCGTTCCAGTTGGCGTTGGCAGTCAGTGTTCCGCCCACTGCGCCCTGGGTGGGAGCCAGAATGACCGGCACCCCCGGAGGGCCCGCTGGCGACACTGCCGCTGAGGCCGTCGACAGCGCTCCCGCACCCAGGGCGTTGACAGCCTGGACCCGGAAGGTATAGCTAACGCCGTTCAAAAGGCCCGTAACCGTGCGGCCCGTCGTTGCGGTGCCGGTGAATGTCACCGTGCGAACCAGGGTTGTCCCGGTGAGCACCTGCACCCGGTATTCGGTGATCGCCGTTCCGCCATTTGCTGGCGGAGCGGTCCAGGACAGGGTAACCGAGGTGTTTCCCCGGACTCCCACCACGTTAGTGGGAACTCCTGGGACCACATTCGGGGTCACCGCTGCAGACAAGGCTGAGAAGGCACTCGCCCCCGAAGCGTTGAGCGCCTGCACCTGGAATCGGTACGCCTGACCGTTGGCCAGCCCGGTTACCACAACGCTCGTCGCTGTGCCGGCAGCTGGCCGCAGAGCACCGACCTGTGTTCCTGCCGCATTGACCACCCTCACGTTGTAGCTGGTGGCTCCTGCAGCTGCGGTCCATCTGACTGTCGCAGAGGTGTTTCCCGCTGTGGCAGTCCCAATCACCGGTGCCGCCGGGAGAGCGGCCCCCGGAACAACCGTTGCCGATGCCGCAGACAACGCTCCCGCGCCCAGGGCGTTGACAGCCTGGACCCTGAAGGTGTAGGCGGTGCCGTTGGTCAGACCCGTCACTGCCCGGCCTGTTGTTGCAGCGCCGGCGAAGGTCACCGTCCGAACCACTGTTGTGCCGGTCAGCACCTGCACCCGGTATTCAGTGATGGCTGTTCCACCATTTGCTGGCGGAGCGGTCCAGGACAAGGTGGCCGAGGTGTTGCCTCGGACTCCCACCACGTTGGTGGGTGTTCCTGGGACCACGTTCGGGGTCACTGCTGTGGACAGGGCCGAGAGCGGACCTGTTCCCACCGCGTTGATCGCTTCCACCTGGAACCGGTAGGCCTGGCCGTTGACCAGCCCGGTGACTACCAGGCTTGTCGCTGTGTTCGCTGCCGGCCGCAGCGCGCCTACCTGGATGCCCGCTGCATCGACCACCCGCACGTTGTAGCCGGTGACGAGTCCGGCTGGTGAGGTCCAGCTGACTGTCGCTGACGCGTTGGCAGCCGTCGCCGTTCCGATCACCGGAGCGGCAGGGGTCCCAAAGTCGGAGAACCGCAGCTCCTCGACATTCCTGACAGTGTCAGTGCCGTCGGCTTGGGTACCTCGGGCATGAACCACTGTGGTCACCGATCCTGGCGAACCAAGTGCGGCACCGGTGGGTATGGTTGTCACGTCGTAGTTCGCCTCAAGATCAGAGAACTGCGCAATGTCCACCGACGTCCCGTTGGCCGGGGAAAGGACTTCCCTGATGACCACGATGTTCCCCGGATTAACTTTTCCGGCGAAGACATCCTGTTGAAGGGTTGGCCCGGTGAGGTTGCCGTTGACATCGCTTAGATACTGCGAAGCCATGGCACTTTGACCCGGTCCTTCGACACCGGCGCTGCCGATCTCCTCGCCCGCTGCATTGCGGACGCTGAGCCGAACACTGAGGTAGGCATCGCCGTCAATAAGGTCGTCGGCGCCACGGCCCTCCAGCAGGTCGCTGCCAGCGCCGCCGAGCAGGATGTTGCCATCGCCCCACACCGGTCCAGCTAGTCCGGGACATTCGCCCGGGCCGATCACCGAGTTGGCAGCCACATCAGCCAGCGGGGTGGTCAGCGCGGAGGCCGGAAGTAGTGCATCGAGTCCATCGATACGATCCACACCCGCCTGATCGAGGACGTCGCAGCCGATGAATCCGCCGCCACCAACCTCACTGGGAACCACGTCGTCGCCGCGGATCTTGTCATTGAACTTCCACCCCGACAGGGCTTCATTTTCGTTGAACTTGTCCCTGACCCCTACGGTGAGAACGTTGAGCGGAGGAAGGGGAAGCGACAGATCAGAATCCATTGGTTGCGGATCGCCCTGGCTGATCGACCAGTCATAGCCTGCCGCCCCGACGTTCTTCTCGATGCCGGGACCAGCGACGCCGATGTCGTCGCCACCTTCAAGATCGTAGTCGTCGTCACCGCCCTGGCCGATAGCGATATCGTGACCGGGTTTGTTGTCGTCGGTGAAGAACAGATTCGAGCTGTCACCGATCAGCCCGTCAGGCTGGTCACCGCCCTCAATCCAGTCGTCGCCGCCGTCGCCGATACCCTGATCAATACCTTCGCCGAGGATCAGGAAGTCGTCTCCCTCACCGGCGAAGGTGGTATTGGCGTTACCGCCGCCGTTCATGAAGTCCTTGCCATCGCCGCCCATAATCAGATCAAGCCCGGGACCCGCGTTGATGGCGTCGTTACCCGGACCGCCCTTGAGTACGTCGTCTCCGGCGAGATCGGTGAGGATGTCGTTACCCTCGCCGCCCAGAGCCACATCGGCTCCGTCTCCGCCCTCAATGACGTCGTTGCCGAGATTGCCCCAGAAGGTATCACTGTCGTTGCCACCGAAGACCCGGTCAGTTCCGGACGTCCCGTTGTAGACGCTCTGTCCGTTGATTCCGGCGGGGTCAACAGTATTGCGTGAGCGATACTTGATCGTCCCGTCAGGCATGCGAATCAGCAGCGCTGTCTCATTGCATTCACTGGCCTGATCATCGGCGATCGTGTTGCCGAAGGAGGTGAACCCGCCCGGGGTGCCAGCGAGGTTCTTCAGTTCGAACTTGCAGTCTGATGTCGCGAACGGATCAGCCTTTAGGCTCTTGGCATTGGTATTGCGCATGATCAGCTCCGAGAAAGAGTTTCCCTCGAGTTGCGTGCGCAGATTCATGCCGGGAGTACGAGCAAGATAGTACAGACGGTCACCGTTCTGCAGGTCGGTCATCTGGCTTTCGAACACGTAGTTGAAGGTGCTTCCCAATAGCCCGCCGAAGACGTTGGTCTGCTCGGCAAGACCGCCAACCCACAGGTCGACGTCGTCGAGCCCGGTGATGGATGACGTTCCGTTGTTGGCCCAGGCGCCCGTGCTGTTCATGAAGTCCGCTGCGTCGTCGGGGGCGACGTCTCCGGCGGCTACATTTGGATTAACGATGGCCCGTGCTGCTTCCCTTTTACCCTTCAGCGTTGTTGCGCCGGTAACAGTTGGGTGCAATCCGTACGCTGCAACGAAGTTCACCAGGGACTCCGGGTGCTTGATACTCTCGCCAAAGTCGATCCAGTTGACGTAGGGCCTCAACTGCCCGTCGTTTGTTGCAGCGTGCAGGCTGCGGCGCAGGACGTTCAAGCGTGGAATACCCTCAGACCGTGCCCGGGCGATGTTGATCGCCGCCAGGTCAAGCGGCAGGCCCAGCAGATTGTTTCGCAGCGTATCGGTCACAAACTCATCGAGCTCGTTACCTACCTGGTCGGACATCCCCATGAAGACGCTGCCTGCAGCCTCCTCGGAGGTGAGGTCACCGGCGGGACCGCCGTCGGTGTAGGCCGGGGGATTGAGGAATCCTTCCAGCAGGGAAATATCATTCTGGGTTCCCGCAACATCATCGGAGGTGCCAAATTCATTGTCGTTACCTGGCCGGTCTTCATTCCGGCGGGAAATAGTCTCGGTCAGCATTGAGTGGCCGAAACGATAGACCGCGTGGGCAAACTCGGCGGTAACCGCCGGATCAACGTCAGTCTGGACGAAGGCAAACGGTTCAAAGGGGTTGATGGCCGGCTGGACCTTGCGCGC comes from the Arthrobacter sp. CAN_C5 genome and includes:
- a CDS encoding peroxidase family protein, yielding MNIFGRKSAPEKREASQGSRAAVHRALHSAQSPNRGQRLPVRLAAIATALLFPLGMLLPVTGANAVVAPTGQGFTVTPSDLAFILKQIKIAEAHVANTTSATGPCGALVGTGPNQIATPLISHGLRTVDGSCNNLQAGQETFGAADQPFPRLAPATFSGAESGSLGGPPSPTSYNQTAGNVFDSQPRTISNLIVDQTSTNPAAVAAAGLPIRSQNNTGVTPCTTDPDPLAVPAVDGVPLGCTPSFQTLFIPNVTTDVGLSPPYNSLFTLFGQFFDHGIDQTVKGGGTVFVPLKGDDPLIAGPDHKVGTADDLNPNLRFMVLTRGKNQPGPDGQLGTADDVRDALNTDTPWVDQSQTYTSHASHQVFLREYVNNSNGRPVSTGKLLGGPAGPTEGGMATWAGVKNQAASLLGLKLEDADALDVPMIAADAYGKFIPGPARGLPQYVTLTGLVEGDTASPVPVPNNVRHFETPFLTDIANNAVPKPGFTPDPDNVVTPSLTPCAQPGFPAGCVNQYDDEILDLHFAAGDGRVNENIGLTAIHQVFHSEHDRMVGDIKNTLASDTSAAGIRALAEWKSALGAEGWNGERLFQAARFVTEMEYQHLVFEEFARKVQPAINPFEPFAFVQTDVDPAVTAEFAHAVYRFGHSMLTETISRRNEDRPGNDNEFGTSDDVAGTQNDISLLEGFLNPPAYTDGGPAGDLTSEEAAGSVFMGMSDQVGNELDEFVTDTLRNNLLGLPLDLAAINIARARSEGIPRLNVLRRSLHAATNDGQLRPYVNWIDFGESIKHPESLVNFVAAYGLHPTVTGATTLKGKREAARAIVNPNVAAGDVAPDDAADFMNSTGAWANNGTSSITGLDDVDLWVGGLAEQTNVFGGLLGSTFNYVFESQMTDLQNGDRLYYLARTPGMNLRTQLEGNSFSELIMRNTNAKSLKADPFATSDCKFELKNLAGTPGGFTSFGNTIADDQASECNETALLIRMPDGTIKYRSRNTVDPAGINGQSVYNGTSGTDRVFGGNDSDTFWGNLGNDVIEGGDGADVALGGEGNDILTDLAGDDVLKGGPGNDAINAGPGLDLIMGGDGKDFMNGGGNANTTFAGEGDDFLILGEGIDQGIGDGGDDWIEGGDQPDGLIGDSSNLFFTDDNKPGHDIAIGQGGDDDYDLEGGDDIGVAGPGIEKNVGAAGYDWSISQGDPQPMDSDLSLPLPPLNVLTVGVRDKFNENEALSGWKFNDKIRGDDVVPSEVGGGGFIGCDVLDQAGVDRIDGLDALLPASALTTPLADVAANSVIGPGECPGLAGPVWGDGNILLGGAGSDLLEGRGADDLIDGDAYLSVRLSVRNAAGEEIGSAGVEGPGQSAMASQYLSDVNGNLTGPTLQQDVFAGKVNPGNIVVIREVLSPANGTSVDIAQFSDLEANYDVTTIPTGAALGSPGSVTTVVHARGTQADGTDTVRNVEELRFSDFGTPAAPVIGTATAANASATVSWTSPAGLVTGYNVRVVDAAGIQVGALRPAANTATSLVVTGLVNGQAYRFQVEAINAVGTGPLSALSTAVTPNVVPGTPTNVVGVRGNTSATLSWTAPPANGGTAITEYRVQVLTGTTVVRTVTFAGAATTGRAVTGLTNGTAYTFRVQAVNALGAGALSAASATVVPGAALPAAPVIGTATAGNTSATVRWTAAAGATSYNVRVVNAAGTQVGALRPAAGTATSVVVTGLANGQAYRFQVQALNASGASAFSALSAAVTPNVVPGVPTNVVGVRGNTSVTLSWTAPPANGGTAITEYRVQVLTGTTLVRTVTFTGTATTGRTVTGLLNGVSYTFRVQAVNALGAGALSTASAAVSPAGPPGVPVILAPTQGAVGGTLTANANWNAPASTGGSPITGYRVRALRMAADGVTISGTPVTVTAGATLRTLSFTLPAGNYRFDVVAVNAIGSSLASARSAIVQPR